In Thermoanaerobacterium xylanolyticum LX-11, the genomic window CATACCTTGATGGAAAATCGTATCAGGAGATTGCTGTTGAGCTTAGAAGACATGTAAAATCGATAGATAATGCCCTCCAAAGAGTAAAAAGAAAGCTTGAAAGATATCTTGAGATGAGAAATAGTTAAGTATTGACATTTCAAAGCTTTTATAGTAGAATTTAAAATTGATGCAAAATATGATTGCCCACGTAGCTCAGTCGGCAGAGCGTCGCCTTGGTAAGGCGGAGGTCACCGGTTCAATCCCGGTCATGGGCTCCAATTTTATTTTTTTGTATTTAAGTTTTAAAACATAGAAACGCGTGGATGAGTTTATTAAAGTAGGAGGAAAAGAAATGGCAAAGCAAAAATTCGAAAGAAAGAAACCCCATGCAAACATAGGGACAATAGGACACGTAGACCATGGCAAAACGACATTAACATCAGCAATAACGATAGTATTGTCAAAACAAGGAATGGCACAAGCGACAGCATACGATGAAATAGACAAAGCACCAGAAGAAAAAGCAAGAGGAATCACAATAAACACAATGCACGTAGAGTACGAGACAGAGAAAAGGCACTATGCCCATGTTGACTGTCCAGGACACGCAGACTACGTAAAGAACATGATAACAGGAGCAGCGCAGATGGACGGAGCGATACTGGTAGTATCAGCAGCAGACGGTCCAATGCCACAGACAAGAGAGCACATCCTGTTAGCAAGACAGGTAGGCGTGCCATACATTGTAGTATTCTTAAACAAAGCAGACATGGTAGACGACCAAGAATTAATCGAATTAGTAGAGATGGAAGTAAGAGAGCTCTTAAATGAATATGAATTCCCAGGAGATGACACACCGATAGTAGTAGGTTCAGCATTAAAAGCAATGGAATGCGGATGTGGACAAAGAGACTGTCAATGGTGTGGTAGGATATGGGACTTAATGGATGCAGTTGACAGTTATATACCAACACCAGAAAGAGACGTAGACAAACCATTCCTGATGCCGGTAGAAGATGTATTCACGATAACAGGAAGAGGAACAGTTGCAACAGGAAGAGTAGAGAGAGGCAAGTTAAAAGTAGGAGACGAAGTAGAGATAATAGGATTATCAGACGAAAGCAAGAAGACAGTAGTAACAGGGGTAGAGATGTTCAGGAAGACGCTGGATGAAGCAGAAGCAGGAGATAACATAGGAGTATTGTTAAGAGGAGTAACAAGAGAAGAAGTAGAAAGAGGACAAGTCTTAGCGAAACCAGGGTCGGTAAAACCGCACACGAAATTTGAAGGACAAGTATACGTGTTAACAAAAGAAGAAGGCGGAAGACACACACCATTCTTCAATGGATACAGACCGCAGTTCTACTTCAGGACAACAGACGTAACAGGAGTAATAGAATTACCAGAGGGCGTAGAGATGGTAATGCCCGGAGACCACGTAACGATGACAATAGAATTAATAACACCGATAGCGATGGAAGAAGGATTAAAATTTGCTATAAGAGAAGGCGGACACACAGTAGGAGCCGGTGTTGTTTCCAAGATTCTGTCATAAAAAGGGCTGGGTATTTTACCTGGCTTTTTTTGAGTCTATACAATTAGATTGACATAAATTAATATTTATGATAAAGTTTTAAAAGTAGTTTTAAATTCCGGGAGGTGGAATTGTTGCGGGTTAAGATCACATTAGCTTGCACGGAATGTAAGCAGAGAAACTATAATACTACTAAAAACAAGAAGAACGATCCTGATAGGATAGAGCTTATGAAATACTGTAAGTTCTGCAGAAAACATACATTGCATAAAGAGACAAGGTAAAAAACAAGTTATAAAGGGATGTGATTCGATGGCTGCCGATGAAAGGAGAAAAGTCGGGAAGTTTTTTAGGGAAATAAAAGCCGAGATGAAGAAAGTTACGTGGCCAACAAGAGATAATTTGATTGCATATACAGAAGTTGTACTGGTTGTGGTAATAGCATTTACATTGTTGATATTCCTTGCAGACTCGGCCTTTAGCTATCTACTGAAATTAATTATAAAAAGTTAAAGGAGGATGGGGTTTATCCCCAAATCGATGATGTCTGAAACAAATTCAGCTAAATGGTATGTAGTCCATACTTATTCC contains:
- the tuf gene encoding elongation factor Tu, with translation MAKQKFERKKPHANIGTIGHVDHGKTTLTSAITIVLSKQGMAQATAYDEIDKAPEEKARGITINTMHVEYETEKRHYAHVDCPGHADYVKNMITGAAQMDGAILVVSAADGPMPQTREHILLARQVGVPYIVVFLNKADMVDDQELIELVEMEVRELLNEYEFPGDDTPIVVGSALKAMECGCGQRDCQWCGRIWDLMDAVDSYIPTPERDVDKPFLMPVEDVFTITGRGTVATGRVERGKLKVGDEVEIIGLSDESKKTVVTGVEMFRKTLDEAEAGDNIGVLLRGVTREEVERGQVLAKPGSVKPHTKFEGQVYVLTKEEGGRHTPFFNGYRPQFYFRTTDVTGVIELPEGVEMVMPGDHVTMTIELITPIAMEEGLKFAIREGGHTVGAGVVSKILS
- the rpmG gene encoding 50S ribosomal protein L33: MRVKITLACTECKQRNYNTTKNKKNDPDRIELMKYCKFCRKHTLHKETR
- the secE gene encoding preprotein translocase subunit SecE, which gives rise to MAADERRKVGKFFREIKAEMKKVTWPTRDNLIAYTEVVLVVVIAFTLLIFLADSAFSYLLKLIIKS